A genomic region of Arachis stenosperma cultivar V10309 chromosome 9, arast.V10309.gnm1.PFL2, whole genome shotgun sequence contains the following coding sequences:
- the LOC130950612 gene encoding elongator complex protein 1 isoform X2 encodes MCDVLSSDPLLKKLKVWERDSGALLASSEAKPFAGTVLEWMPSGAKIAAVYDRKDENKCPSIVFFERNGLERSKFSINEGVNANIKALKWNCSSDLLAGVVECENYDAIKVWYFSNNHWYLKHEVRYLKQDEVSFIWDPAKPLQLICWTRGAQVTVYNFVWVTAVTENSIALVVDGSNIHVTPLSLSLMPPPMYLFSLKFSSHVRGMALYCKNSKNQLAAFLSDGCLCIVELPSIETWEELEGKEFNVEASHAEVVFGSNLHLVWLDSRTLLAVSHYGFCYSNDLSQTSLSEGSVRGFYLQEMELECSEDHVPGLLTCSGWHARISKQSSLEDQVISIAPNPAGKCSAYMQFSGGKIREYVSKIGFNKGYPEQEYQDFSSACPWMSVVLVDSGGQSKAVLFGMDEIGRLQANGGIICSNCSSFSFYSNLDDLVTTHLVLATKQDLLFIVDISDIFNGELDTKYANFVHINSRRRQESENYINIWERGAKIVGVLHGDEAAIILQTTRGNLECTYPRKLVLASIINALVQKRFKDALFMVRRHRIDFNVIVDYCGWQAFSLLASEFVRQVNNLGYITEFVCSIKNENIIEKLYKNHISVPCPEIANVMLVGDIAGDKISSVLMAVRKALEDNLTESPSRELCILTTLARSDPPLLEDALKRIKVIREMELSHADDQRRMSYPSAEEALKHLLWLADPDAVYESALGLYDLNLAAIVALNAQKDPKEFLPFLQELQRMPTLLMQYNIDLRLKRFEKALRHLASAGDSYYDDCMALVKKNPQLFPLSLKLFTDPAKKMPLLEAWGDYLSDEKCFEDAATIYLSCSCLDKALKSYRAINNWSGVLTIAGFLNLGKDEVLHLASELCEELQALGKPGEAAKIALEYCGDISNGVNLLISAREWEEALRVAFMHRRDDLIKAVNNASAECASTLIGEYEEGIEKAGKYLARYLAVRQRRLLLAAKLQSEERAASDIDDDAASETSSNLSGMSAYTTGTQRSSAASLSSTATSKARNSRRQKKRGKIRPGSPDEEMALVEHLKGMSLTPEARRELKSLLVSLMMLGEGKTARKLQHVAEKFQLSQMAAVRLAEETMSNDIINEQAHTLEQYSRKVRSHMHDSEAFSWRLKVFISFE; translated from the exons ATGTGTGATGTGCTAAGTTCTGATCCATTGCTTAAGAAGCTTAAGGTTTGGGAACGAGATTCTGGGGCTTTGCTTGCTTCCTCTGAGGCAAAACCTTTTGCTGGGACCGTTTTGGAGTGGATGCCCAGTGGCGCTAAAATTGCTGCAGTTTATGATagaaaagatgaaaataaaTGTCCCTCAATTGTTTTCTTTGAGAGAAATGGATTAGAAAGAAGCAAATTTAGCATCAATGAGGGAGTTAACGCAAACATAAAAGCTCTGAAGTGGAATTGCAGCTCTGATCTTCTTGCGGGTGTTGTTGAATGTGAAAATTATGATGCTATAAAAGTATGGTATTTTAGTAATAACCACTGGTACCTGAAGCATGAAGTTAGATACCTGAAGCAAGATGAAGTGAGTTTCATCTGGGATCCAGCAAAGCCATTGCAGTTAATTTGTTGGACACGTGGTGCTCAGGTCACAGTTTACAACTTTGTCTGGGTCACAGCTGTTACAGAGAATTCTATTGCACTAGTTGTTGATGGCTCTAACATTCATGTAACCCCCCTTTCCTTATCCTTAATGCCACCTCCTATGTATTTATTTAGCCTGAAATTTTCTTCTCATGTCCGGGGTATGGCTTTATATTGCAAAAACTCCAAGAACCAGTTAGCTGCATTTCTTTCAGATGGTTGCTTATGTATTGTTGAGCTTCCATCAATTGAAACCTGGGAAGAACTGGAGGGGAAAGAATTCAATGTTGAAGCTTCTCATGCCGAAGTAGTTTTTGGATCCAATTTACATCTTGTGTGGCTGGATTCACGTACACTACTAGCTGTTTCTCATTATGGTTTCTGTTACAGTAATGACTTATCTCAAACCTCATTGAGTGAGGGAAGTGTCCGAGGCTTCTATTTGCAGGAAATGGAACTAGAGTGTTCTGAGGATCATGTTCCGGGATTATTGACATGCTCAGGCTGGCATGCAAGAATCTCAAAGCAAAGTTCCCTTGAAGATCAAGTGATCAGCATTGCTCCAAATCCTGCTGGTAAATGTTCTGCATATATGCAGTTTTCTGGTGGAAAGATCAGAGAGTATGTCTCAAAAATTGGCTTTAATAAAGGATATCCTGAGCAAGAATATCAAGATTTTTCATCGGCTTGCCCATGGATGAGTGTAGTGCTAGTTGACAGTGGTGGGCAATCAAAAGCCGTGCTTTTTGGGATGGATGAGATTGGCAGACTGCAAGCAAATGGCGGGATAATCTGTAGCAACTGTAGCAGTTTCTCATTTTACTCAAATTTGGATGATCTAGTTACCACACATTTAGTTCTTGCAACTAAACAAGATTTGCTTTTTATTGTTGACATTTCTGATATATTTAATGGTGAGTTAGATACAAAGTATGCGAACTTTGTTCACATCAACAGCAGGAGAAGACAAGAAAGTGAAAACTACATAAATATATGGGAGAGAGGTGCTAAAATTGTTGGAGTCCTACATGGGGATGAAGCTGCCATTATACTGCAAACTACTCGGGGAAACCTAGAGTGCACGTACCCTAGAAAATTGGTTTTGGCCTCTATCATTAATGCCTTAGTTCAAAAGCGCTTTAAAGATGCATTATTTATGGTTAGGCGACATAGAATAGATTTCAATGTTATTGTAGATTACTGTGGTTGGCAGGCATTTTCACTATTGGCCTCTGAATTTGTTAGACAGGTTAACAATCTGGGTTACATAACCGAGTTTGTTTGTTCCATAAAGAATGAAAATATTATAGAGAAACTCtacaaaaatcatatttcagTCCCCTGTCCAGAGATTGCTAATGTTATGCTAGTTGGAGATATCGCTGGTGACAAGATTTCTTCTGTTCTGATGGCTGTAAGGAAAGCACTTGAGGATAACTTAACAGAAAGTCCAAGTAGGGAGCTTTGCATTTTGACCACTCTAGCCCGGAGTGATCCTCCGTTACTTGAAGATGCTCTTAAGAGAATAAAAGTTATCCGTGAAATGGAATTGTCTCATGCTGATGACCAGAGGAGAATGTCTTACCCTTCTGCTGAAGAAGCATTGAAGCATCTTCTGTGGTTGGCTGATCCAGATGCTGTCTATGAATCTGCATTGGGTCTGTATGATTTAAATCTTGCAGCAATTGTGGCATTGAATGCTCAGAAAGATCCTAAAGAATTTTTGCCTTTCTTACAAGAATTGCAGCGTATGCCTACTCTGTTAATGCAATATAATATTGACCTGAGGCTGAAAAGGTTTGAAAAGGCTCTCAGACATCTTGCATCCGCTGGAGATTCTTATTATGATGATTGTATGGCACTTGTGAAGAAAAACCCTCAACTTTTTCCATTGTCTCTTAAACTTTTTACTGACCCTGCAAAGAAGATGCCCTTGCTTGAGGCATGGGGAGATTATCTTAGTGACGAAAAGTGCTTTGAAGATGCTGCAACAATTTATTTGTCATGTTCTTGCCTGGATAAGGCTCTGAAGTCTTATCGTGCTATTAATAACTGGAGTGGGGTGCTTACAATTGCTGGGTTCCTTAATCTTGGAAAAGATGAGGTCCTGCATCTTGCTAGTGAGCTTTGTGAAGAACTTCAAGCCCTTGGTAAACCTGGGGAAGCTGCCAAAATTGCCCTGGAGTACTGTGGAGATATTAGCAATGGGGTGAATTTGCTGATTTCTGCAAGGGAGTGGGAGGAGGCACTGAGGGTTGCTTTTATGCATAGAAGAGATGACTTAATTAAAGCAGTGAACAATGCATCTGCGGAATGTGCAAGCACACTTATTGGGGAATATGAAGAAGGCATAGAGAAAGCAGGGAAATACTTGGCCCGTTACTTGGCTGTTCGACAGAGAAGATTACTTCTGGCGGCAAAGCTCCAGTCAGAGGAACGTGCAGCGAGTGATATTGATGATGATGCTGCTTCAGAAACTAGCAGTAATTTGAGTGGAATGAGTGCATACACCACAGG GACCCAGAGAAGTTCTGCTGCTTCCCTTAGCTCAACTGCAACTAGCAAGGCAAGAAACAGCAGACGTCAGAAGAAAAGAGGGAAAATCCGTCCTGGGAG TCCTGATGAGGAGATGGCCTTGGTGGAGCATCTTAAAGGCATGTCCTTGACACCGGAAGCCAGACGCGAGCTGAAATCTTTGTTGGTTTCCCTTATGATGTTGGGTGAGGGCAAAACAGCTAGGAAGCTACAACATGTGGCGGAGAAGTTTCAACTTTCTCAAATGGCAGCTGTTAGATTAGCTGAAGAAACAATGTCTAATGATATCATAAATGAGCAGGCACATACTTTGGAGCAATACAGTCGAAAAGTTCGGAGCCATATGCACGATTCGGAGGCATTCTCCTGGCGACTTAAAGTTTTTATATCCTTCGAGTGA
- the LOC130950917 gene encoding WUSCHEL-related homeobox 13-like isoform X2 — protein sequence MIEWQKQLQNNEKADRTNNNMVFVKVMTDEQLETLRKQIAVYATLCDQLVEMHRTLSTHHDLAGVRVGNIYCDSLMTSAGQKITSRQRWTPTPLQLQILERIFDQGNGTPSKEKIKEITAELSHHGQISETNVYNWFQNRRARSKRKLQNNVPHTTIESEVDAEVDSKDKKTRPEELIGSQQQQHSTIMMTNASAANRSEKLCFQNPELQYLNNQHPNKNNKSDPIFTSDGTLRPLRNFSRMPVFDDVLSNSRGDYLDGKMEVGGMYNLYQQGGDYNLGG from the exons ATGATAGAATGGCAGAAGCAGTTACAGAATAATGAGAAGGCAGATCGTACTAACAACAATATGGTGTTTGTGAAGGTTATGACTGATGAACAGTTAGAGACTCTGAGGAAGCAGATTGCGgtttatgccactctctgtgacCAGCTCGTTGAGATGCATAGAACACTCTCCACTCACCACGATCTTGCAg GAGTTCGGGTGGGAAATATATACTGCGATTCATTGATGACATCAGCAGGGCAGAAAATAACGTCTAGGCAAAGGTGGACACCAACACCATTGCAGCTTCAAATTCTTGAGCGTATATTTGATCAAGGGAATGGAACTCCAAGCAAGGAGAAGATTAAAGAGATCACTGCTGAACTTAGCCACCATGGCCAGATTTCTGAAACAAATGTATACAATTGGTTCCAAAACAGGCGTGCAAGATCAAAGAGGAAGCTTCAAAATAATGTGCCACATACTACTATTGAATCAGAAGTAGATGCTGAGGTTGATTCTAAGGATAAGAAGACAAGGCCAGAGGAGTTAATTGGttcccaacaacaacaacatagtaCCATCATGATGACCAATGCTTCTGCTGCTAATCGGTCAGAAAAGTTGTGCTTTCAAAACCCTGAGTTGCAGTATTTAAATAATCAACATCCAAACAAGAACAACAAATCAGATCCCATTTTCACATCAGATGGCACTCTAAGACCCTTAAGGAATTTTAGTCGTATGCCCGTTTTTGATGATGTTCTATCAAACTCAA GGGGAGATTATCTAGATGGAAAAATGGAAGTAGGTGGAATGTATAATTTATATCAGCAAGGAGGAGACTACAACTTGGGGGGTTGA
- the LOC130950917 gene encoding WUSCHEL-related homeobox 13-like isoform X1: protein MFAPFMIEWQKQLQNNEKADRTNNNMVFVKVMTDEQLETLRKQIAVYATLCDQLVEMHRTLSTHHDLAGVRVGNIYCDSLMTSAGQKITSRQRWTPTPLQLQILERIFDQGNGTPSKEKIKEITAELSHHGQISETNVYNWFQNRRARSKRKLQNNVPHTTIESEVDAEVDSKDKKTRPEELIGSQQQQHSTIMMTNASAANRSEKLCFQNPELQYLNNQHPNKNNKSDPIFTSDGTLRPLRNFSRMPVFDDVLSNSRGDYLDGKMEVGGMYNLYQQGGDYNLGG from the exons ATGTTTGCgcctttt ATGATAGAATGGCAGAAGCAGTTACAGAATAATGAGAAGGCAGATCGTACTAACAACAATATGGTGTTTGTGAAGGTTATGACTGATGAACAGTTAGAGACTCTGAGGAAGCAGATTGCGgtttatgccactctctgtgacCAGCTCGTTGAGATGCATAGAACACTCTCCACTCACCACGATCTTGCAg GAGTTCGGGTGGGAAATATATACTGCGATTCATTGATGACATCAGCAGGGCAGAAAATAACGTCTAGGCAAAGGTGGACACCAACACCATTGCAGCTTCAAATTCTTGAGCGTATATTTGATCAAGGGAATGGAACTCCAAGCAAGGAGAAGATTAAAGAGATCACTGCTGAACTTAGCCACCATGGCCAGATTTCTGAAACAAATGTATACAATTGGTTCCAAAACAGGCGTGCAAGATCAAAGAGGAAGCTTCAAAATAATGTGCCACATACTACTATTGAATCAGAAGTAGATGCTGAGGTTGATTCTAAGGATAAGAAGACAAGGCCAGAGGAGTTAATTGGttcccaacaacaacaacatagtaCCATCATGATGACCAATGCTTCTGCTGCTAATCGGTCAGAAAAGTTGTGCTTTCAAAACCCTGAGTTGCAGTATTTAAATAATCAACATCCAAACAAGAACAACAAATCAGATCCCATTTTCACATCAGATGGCACTCTAAGACCCTTAAGGAATTTTAGTCGTATGCCCGTTTTTGATGATGTTCTATCAAACTCAA GGGGAGATTATCTAGATGGAAAAATGGAAGTAGGTGGAATGTATAATTTATATCAGCAAGGAGGAGACTACAACTTGGGGGGTTGA
- the LOC130950612 gene encoding elongator complex protein 1 isoform X1 — translation MKNLKLYLEVPLHLQLNSDADETLRFSAFDIERNRLFFFSSHNIIYTSHLSCFHEKGTWSKSSLPADGVGTVDLEPDDSVTSFDYLMEKEALILGTANGLLILYSVEDNAIEVVGNVEGGVRCISPSPDGELIAILTGFGQILVMTCDWDLLYETPLGDDLPEAIDVSEEKFLSNLFEQHPISWRGDGKYFATMCDVLSSDPLLKKLKVWERDSGALLASSEAKPFAGTVLEWMPSGAKIAAVYDRKDENKCPSIVFFERNGLERSKFSINEGVNANIKALKWNCSSDLLAGVVECENYDAIKVWYFSNNHWYLKHEVRYLKQDEVSFIWDPAKPLQLICWTRGAQVTVYNFVWVTAVTENSIALVVDGSNIHVTPLSLSLMPPPMYLFSLKFSSHVRGMALYCKNSKNQLAAFLSDGCLCIVELPSIETWEELEGKEFNVEASHAEVVFGSNLHLVWLDSRTLLAVSHYGFCYSNDLSQTSLSEGSVRGFYLQEMELECSEDHVPGLLTCSGWHARISKQSSLEDQVISIAPNPAGKCSAYMQFSGGKIREYVSKIGFNKGYPEQEYQDFSSACPWMSVVLVDSGGQSKAVLFGMDEIGRLQANGGIICSNCSSFSFYSNLDDLVTTHLVLATKQDLLFIVDISDIFNGELDTKYANFVHINSRRRQESENYINIWERGAKIVGVLHGDEAAIILQTTRGNLECTYPRKLVLASIINALVQKRFKDALFMVRRHRIDFNVIVDYCGWQAFSLLASEFVRQVNNLGYITEFVCSIKNENIIEKLYKNHISVPCPEIANVMLVGDIAGDKISSVLMAVRKALEDNLTESPSRELCILTTLARSDPPLLEDALKRIKVIREMELSHADDQRRMSYPSAEEALKHLLWLADPDAVYESALGLYDLNLAAIVALNAQKDPKEFLPFLQELQRMPTLLMQYNIDLRLKRFEKALRHLASAGDSYYDDCMALVKKNPQLFPLSLKLFTDPAKKMPLLEAWGDYLSDEKCFEDAATIYLSCSCLDKALKSYRAINNWSGVLTIAGFLNLGKDEVLHLASELCEELQALGKPGEAAKIALEYCGDISNGVNLLISAREWEEALRVAFMHRRDDLIKAVNNASAECASTLIGEYEEGIEKAGKYLARYLAVRQRRLLLAAKLQSEERAASDIDDDAASETSSNLSGMSAYTTGTQRSSAASLSSTATSKARNSRRQKKRGKIRPGSPDEEMALVEHLKGMSLTPEARRELKSLLVSLMMLGEGKTARKLQHVAEKFQLSQMAAVRLAEETMSNDIINEQAHTLEQYSRKVRSHMHDSEAFSWRLKVFISFE, via the exons ATGAAGAACCTCAAGCTCTACTTAGAGGTTCCTCTCCATCTCCAACTAAACTCCGACGCCGATGAAACCCTGCGCTTCTCCGCCTTCGACATCGAGCGCAACcgcctcttcttcttctcttcccaCAACATCATCTACACCTCTCACCTCTCCTGCTTCCAT GAAAAAGGAACTTGGAGCAAGAGTTCTTTACCTGCGGATGGTGTTGGCACTGTTGACCTGGAACCTGATGATTCGGTTACTTCATTTGATTATCTTATGGAGAAAGAAGCGCTTATTCTGGGAACTGCAAATGGCCTTTTGATTCTCTACAGCGTCGAAGATAATgcgattgaagttgttgggaacgTGGAGGGTGGTGTCAGGTGCATTTCGCCAAGTCCTGATGGGGAACTCATTGCTATACTCACTGGTTTTGGGCAGATTTTGGTGATGACTTGTGATTGGGATTTGTTGTATGAAACCCCGCTTGGTGATGATCTTCCTGAAGCCATTGACGTAA GTGAAGAAAAGTTTCTGTCGAATCTGTTTGAACAGCATCCTATCTCTTGGCGAGGAGATGGAAAATACTTCGCTACGATGTGTGATGTGCTAAGTTCTGATCCATTGCTTAAGAAGCTTAAGGTTTGGGAACGAGATTCTGGGGCTTTGCTTGCTTCCTCTGAGGCAAAACCTTTTGCTGGGACCGTTTTGGAGTGGATGCCCAGTGGCGCTAAAATTGCTGCAGTTTATGATagaaaagatgaaaataaaTGTCCCTCAATTGTTTTCTTTGAGAGAAATGGATTAGAAAGAAGCAAATTTAGCATCAATGAGGGAGTTAACGCAAACATAAAAGCTCTGAAGTGGAATTGCAGCTCTGATCTTCTTGCGGGTGTTGTTGAATGTGAAAATTATGATGCTATAAAAGTATGGTATTTTAGTAATAACCACTGGTACCTGAAGCATGAAGTTAGATACCTGAAGCAAGATGAAGTGAGTTTCATCTGGGATCCAGCAAAGCCATTGCAGTTAATTTGTTGGACACGTGGTGCTCAGGTCACAGTTTACAACTTTGTCTGGGTCACAGCTGTTACAGAGAATTCTATTGCACTAGTTGTTGATGGCTCTAACATTCATGTAACCCCCCTTTCCTTATCCTTAATGCCACCTCCTATGTATTTATTTAGCCTGAAATTTTCTTCTCATGTCCGGGGTATGGCTTTATATTGCAAAAACTCCAAGAACCAGTTAGCTGCATTTCTTTCAGATGGTTGCTTATGTATTGTTGAGCTTCCATCAATTGAAACCTGGGAAGAACTGGAGGGGAAAGAATTCAATGTTGAAGCTTCTCATGCCGAAGTAGTTTTTGGATCCAATTTACATCTTGTGTGGCTGGATTCACGTACACTACTAGCTGTTTCTCATTATGGTTTCTGTTACAGTAATGACTTATCTCAAACCTCATTGAGTGAGGGAAGTGTCCGAGGCTTCTATTTGCAGGAAATGGAACTAGAGTGTTCTGAGGATCATGTTCCGGGATTATTGACATGCTCAGGCTGGCATGCAAGAATCTCAAAGCAAAGTTCCCTTGAAGATCAAGTGATCAGCATTGCTCCAAATCCTGCTGGTAAATGTTCTGCATATATGCAGTTTTCTGGTGGAAAGATCAGAGAGTATGTCTCAAAAATTGGCTTTAATAAAGGATATCCTGAGCAAGAATATCAAGATTTTTCATCGGCTTGCCCATGGATGAGTGTAGTGCTAGTTGACAGTGGTGGGCAATCAAAAGCCGTGCTTTTTGGGATGGATGAGATTGGCAGACTGCAAGCAAATGGCGGGATAATCTGTAGCAACTGTAGCAGTTTCTCATTTTACTCAAATTTGGATGATCTAGTTACCACACATTTAGTTCTTGCAACTAAACAAGATTTGCTTTTTATTGTTGACATTTCTGATATATTTAATGGTGAGTTAGATACAAAGTATGCGAACTTTGTTCACATCAACAGCAGGAGAAGACAAGAAAGTGAAAACTACATAAATATATGGGAGAGAGGTGCTAAAATTGTTGGAGTCCTACATGGGGATGAAGCTGCCATTATACTGCAAACTACTCGGGGAAACCTAGAGTGCACGTACCCTAGAAAATTGGTTTTGGCCTCTATCATTAATGCCTTAGTTCAAAAGCGCTTTAAAGATGCATTATTTATGGTTAGGCGACATAGAATAGATTTCAATGTTATTGTAGATTACTGTGGTTGGCAGGCATTTTCACTATTGGCCTCTGAATTTGTTAGACAGGTTAACAATCTGGGTTACATAACCGAGTTTGTTTGTTCCATAAAGAATGAAAATATTATAGAGAAACTCtacaaaaatcatatttcagTCCCCTGTCCAGAGATTGCTAATGTTATGCTAGTTGGAGATATCGCTGGTGACAAGATTTCTTCTGTTCTGATGGCTGTAAGGAAAGCACTTGAGGATAACTTAACAGAAAGTCCAAGTAGGGAGCTTTGCATTTTGACCACTCTAGCCCGGAGTGATCCTCCGTTACTTGAAGATGCTCTTAAGAGAATAAAAGTTATCCGTGAAATGGAATTGTCTCATGCTGATGACCAGAGGAGAATGTCTTACCCTTCTGCTGAAGAAGCATTGAAGCATCTTCTGTGGTTGGCTGATCCAGATGCTGTCTATGAATCTGCATTGGGTCTGTATGATTTAAATCTTGCAGCAATTGTGGCATTGAATGCTCAGAAAGATCCTAAAGAATTTTTGCCTTTCTTACAAGAATTGCAGCGTATGCCTACTCTGTTAATGCAATATAATATTGACCTGAGGCTGAAAAGGTTTGAAAAGGCTCTCAGACATCTTGCATCCGCTGGAGATTCTTATTATGATGATTGTATGGCACTTGTGAAGAAAAACCCTCAACTTTTTCCATTGTCTCTTAAACTTTTTACTGACCCTGCAAAGAAGATGCCCTTGCTTGAGGCATGGGGAGATTATCTTAGTGACGAAAAGTGCTTTGAAGATGCTGCAACAATTTATTTGTCATGTTCTTGCCTGGATAAGGCTCTGAAGTCTTATCGTGCTATTAATAACTGGAGTGGGGTGCTTACAATTGCTGGGTTCCTTAATCTTGGAAAAGATGAGGTCCTGCATCTTGCTAGTGAGCTTTGTGAAGAACTTCAAGCCCTTGGTAAACCTGGGGAAGCTGCCAAAATTGCCCTGGAGTACTGTGGAGATATTAGCAATGGGGTGAATTTGCTGATTTCTGCAAGGGAGTGGGAGGAGGCACTGAGGGTTGCTTTTATGCATAGAAGAGATGACTTAATTAAAGCAGTGAACAATGCATCTGCGGAATGTGCAAGCACACTTATTGGGGAATATGAAGAAGGCATAGAGAAAGCAGGGAAATACTTGGCCCGTTACTTGGCTGTTCGACAGAGAAGATTACTTCTGGCGGCAAAGCTCCAGTCAGAGGAACGTGCAGCGAGTGATATTGATGATGATGCTGCTTCAGAAACTAGCAGTAATTTGAGTGGAATGAGTGCATACACCACAGG GACCCAGAGAAGTTCTGCTGCTTCCCTTAGCTCAACTGCAACTAGCAAGGCAAGAAACAGCAGACGTCAGAAGAAAAGAGGGAAAATCCGTCCTGGGAG TCCTGATGAGGAGATGGCCTTGGTGGAGCATCTTAAAGGCATGTCCTTGACACCGGAAGCCAGACGCGAGCTGAAATCTTTGTTGGTTTCCCTTATGATGTTGGGTGAGGGCAAAACAGCTAGGAAGCTACAACATGTGGCGGAGAAGTTTCAACTTTCTCAAATGGCAGCTGTTAGATTAGCTGAAGAAACAATGTCTAATGATATCATAAATGAGCAGGCACATACTTTGGAGCAATACAGTCGAAAAGTTCGGAGCCATATGCACGATTCGGAGGCATTCTCCTGGCGACTTAAAGTTTTTATATCCTTCGAGTGA